From the Salvelinus fontinalis isolate EN_2023a chromosome 21, ASM2944872v1, whole genome shotgun sequence genome, the window acactgtatttctgatcaatttgatgttattttaatagacaaaaaacatgcttttctttcaaaaacaaggacatttctaagtaaccccaAACTTATGAACGGTAGcgtatgtaaatgtaaaattccagttttttatttttaatacatttgctaacatttaaaaaaaactatttttgctttttcattatggagtattgtgtgtcgatcgataaaggggaaaaaaactatttaatcaattttagaataaggatgtaaaattgcaggggtctggatactttcctaatgcactgaaTGCATTAGGATGACATTGAATGTCTTGTAAATAGTACTGGCAAGGAATTCATTGTAATTCTACTGTATTCATTAGCTTCCTTTCAACTCATTGTTTCTCATTTAGCCCTGAGGGATAATAAAACCTCTTTCAGCTGTCCAGATTTTACACATCTCCTCTCAGTTGGCCTCGAATAataacactcacactcacagcTGCACTGCCAGAGCCAGCTGCTGCACAGAGCTGTAGAAGCAGGTGATTGGCCTTATTTGGAGCTAGCCTGGGTCATGTGACCACAAAATGGTGGAAGCTGTTAGCTTTTTGTAAGCTGAGCATCTCTACCAAGAGcctgggaggaagagagaaaaagtgTGAGATACAGCTGAAATACATCCATGCTCTAagacagagaaggacagagattCCTGTGCCCCAGTAGTGGTGAGTAGATGGATTTAATGTgatgaaaaagaaagaaaaaggagaAGAGCGACATATTTATTTTCTAGAGACAGGAAGAGATAAGGGTGAGGGAGGGGCTGCTGTCATCAGCACTGTGGTCCTGTACTGCACTATGAGGTGGCTCAGCATCCTCCCTGGAGCAAAGCAGCTGATGCTGATCTTGTTATACCTATCGTATGCacgcgtgcgtgtctgtgtgtgtgattcagCATCAGCAGTAGCTTATGTAATTCATCATCGCTGTTCAAAAATCAGCTATTCTGATCAGCGTTTTTCTTTTTGTGGTATTTGCTAATGCAATCAGATTTGTCTTCTCCCATCTGAAAAAGAAACCAGGATCATTTTAATGTGCGTGAGTGCACGTGCCGGTTGGTTTACTTACATCTGTGCCCAATCTGTGCTCGAGTAAGCGTGTGGACATTTGAGTCAGCAGAtgagagacggaggaggagagagcgagagagaaggggcTGCTGATGCTGTAACAGCCTTACCCTCTTccctccccatccatctctccacctcctgcTAGAATAGATGGATTATTCACAGCGGAGAGATCTGATGACCTTTATCCTCAACACTCCTCCCACTGCCCTCCCTCTGCTGTGGTCATTGAAATCATCCCGGCAGCAATGATAGAGACACAGTCCTGACAGTGTGCCTGTAGGAAATGGCTTGTGTGTGACTGTGTACTGTACAATACTGCCAACTGAGTTCActcatttgtttgtgtgtgtgtgtgtgtatgaacagACTAATACAAAACACAGTCAGGCTCTCACTGGTACGCTGTATTGAGTCCTAGATTAGGGACTGTTGTGTATGATGATTCTCCACAGCAATGTAGAGGTTGACGGACCACAGTAGGGGGAATGTGTCTGTGTAACCTGTCAAAGTTAAAATTCTATTCTTTCCTTGTGGTGCGAACCGCAtgcgcgcaaacacacacacacacagacacacagacacacacacacacacacacacacacacacacacacacacacacacacacacacacacacacacacacacacacacacacacacacacacacacacacacacacacacacacacacacacacacacacacacctctcctgtGTTTATTTGGTCTGTATTCAGTGTGTCACTGGTCTGCTATGTGTTGTCTTAATGTCCCCCTGGGTGATGAAGGGATGGACCCGGCGTGTCACAGTAAGACGACCTCCGAGGGGGCCGAGGGCAGACCAGGTGAGCCTCAATAACACCGGGAACTCCGTCTGGGAAGACGGGTTGTTATGCCATCATTACTCCGCGGCTGCCTGCAGAACTAAGCTGTCAGTTAATTAGACACACTCTCACATTCACATGCAGCACCATGATGAGGTTAGTTACTCACACAGGCATTAACTCATTCATAATACGTACACATGAGCTACTTACAGCTATAGCATGTGAAGGTCCAAATGTTTTTCATCTTTAGCACAGGTTGGTGGCTTTTAAGAGGACAACTAGCCAAAATGCCATAACCCTACACTccataagagacagagagagaaaaagattatatatatatattgagtaTGGAGAGTCAGCAAATGTTAGAAggctccatatatatatatatacagtggggagaagaagtatttgatacactgccaattttgaaagttttcctacttacaaagcatgtagaggtctgtaaatgttatcataggtacacttcaactgtgagagacggaatctagaaaatcccattgtatgatttttaagttattaatttgtattttattgcatgacataagtatttgatcacctaccaaccagtaagaattccggctctcacagacctgttagtttttctttaagaagccctcctgttctccactcattacctgtattaaatgcacctgtttgaactcgttacctgtataaaagacacctgtccacacactcaatcaaacagactccaacctctccacaatggccaagaccagagagctgtgtaaggacatcagggttaaaattgtagacctgcataaggctgggatgggctacaggacaataggcaagcagcttggtgagaaggcaacaactgttggcgcaattattagaaaatggaagaagttcaagatgaccgtcaatcaccctcggtctggggctccatgcaagatctcacctcgtggggcatcaatgatcatgaagaaggtgagggatcagcccagaactacacggcaggacctggtcaatgacctgaagagagctgggaccacagtctcaaagagaaccattagtaacacactacgccgtcatggattaaagtcctgcagcgcacgcaaggtccccctgctcaagccagagcatgtccaggcccatctgaagtttgccaatgaccatctggatgatccagaggaggaatgggagaaggtcatgtggtctgatgagacaaaaatagagctttttggtctaaactccactcgccgtgtttggaggaagaagaaggatgagtacaaccccaagaacaccatcccaaccgtgaagcatggaggtgtaaacatcattctttgggaatgctgttctgcaaaggggacaggacgactgcaccgtattgaggggaggatggatggggccatgtattgcgagatcttggccaacaacctccttccctcagtaagagcattgaagatgggtcgtggctgggtcttccagcatgacaacgacccgaaacacacagccagggcaactaaggagtggctccgtaagaagcatctcaaggtcctggagtggcctagccagtctccagacctgaacccaatagaacatctttggaaggagctgaaagtccgtattgcccagcgacagccccaaaacctgaaggatctggagaaggtctgtatggaggagtgggccaaaatccctgctgcagtgtgtgcaaacctggtcaagaactacaggaaacgtatgatctctgtaatcgcaaacaaaggtttctgtaccaaatattaagttctgcttttctgatgtatcaaatacttatgtcatgcaataaaatgctaattaattatttaaaaatcatacaatgtgattttctggatttttacaGACctgtacatgctttgtaagtaggaaaacctgcaaaatcggcagtgtatcaaatacttcttctccccactgtatagagcacaggtgtcaaactcattccacggagggccgagtgtctgcgggttttcgctcctcccttgtacttgattgatgaattaacatcactaattagttaggaactccccacacctggttgtctagggctttattgaaaggaaaaaacaaaatcCTGCAGACACTAGggcctccgtggaatgagtttgacacccctggtataGAGAGAGCCTTCTAACATTTCCACtgactcctccccttccctccctctagcCCCTCCCAATTCGCTGCCCCTGCAGGGTGCTCCAGGTGGCCCGTCCCAGAGGAAGAAGCTCTCCGCCCCATGTATCAGCCTCTCATTGGACCAGAGCGAGGACGACGCCCTAGAGACGCCCGACGACCTTGACATTAACGTGGACGACCTGGACACGCCCGACGACGCAGATTATCTGGACTACACCGACAATGAGCTGGACTGGGAGGGTGAGTCAGTCTAGGACCTCCATACTCAACTGGCGGACCGCGCTCCGGATCTTAACCCAGAATGGGGTCAATACGGACCGCGGGTCCCGACCACCCACTTCATTTTTTACTCGGTTGGGCTTCGACCTTGGTATCATATTAACACACATAATacatgcaaaatgtgtagaattacgggaaattagctttaaaattgTATCATTTTCTCtccgccaacaagaggggtgtgaacaattTGGGGTCGCATTGGTTGCGAGGTGGAGGTTTATCAACTACGTTGATAAATGACCAAATCCATCCAGACCTTTGCCACATAGGACATTTGTGTCACCGGACGTTctcaaatagtacttgagtacCCCTGGTCTAGGAGTACGTCCCAAATTGACCTCTTTAGTGCACTTATTTAGGGCTATTTCAAACACAGACTAATACACAAAATAAGATATTACGCCACTTGGAAGCTGGAACCTCAATGGAAATGTTATCCCTTATACCTAATTTCTCTGTCATCATATTTTTGTTGTGTAGATTAGACATCGATTTATGGTGCATCTGGTTTTTGTAATAGCTGTGTTTCCGCCTTTTGCCCCAAACCAGAACCCCCAACAGCCAATCGCACAGCGGGGAAGGAGCCGTGCGAGCCGATTCCCACATGTAGCACGGAGGAGGAGCGTCAGGATGGGAAGCTGTGGAGGGCAGTGGTCATCGGAGAGCAGGAGCACCGCATTAACATGAAGATCATTGAGCCCTACCAGAGAGTCATCTCCCATGGAGGTACAGGACAGTTCTGGTCGTTGTTCTGCGTTTTATACCTTTCTTTTATTTCATACACCTCCTTTCTCTTGATGGCGTCTTCCATACAACATATATTTTAATCTCATAGAACGTAATAGGGCTTAATTGCAGGATAATACATTAAAACGGGCTAatcagacacacagtgatatactgATGGCAGATGACAGAGAAAAACAAACGGAGAAAGGAAACAGTCAAACACTGCACCCCAGCACCAAGCCTCTCGACAGGGCGCTCTTATAAACTGTTGTGGTGTGGGTCATATGTGAATGTTTCTTTACAAGTTTTGGGCTTCCTTCATCAGGGTACTACGGAAATGGAGTGAACGCCATCATAGTGTTTGCGGCGTGTTTCCTCCCTGACAGCGACAGTGAGGACTACCATGAAGTCATGGAGCATCTCTTCCTGTGAGTTACTCCTGGaatcctcctcatcctcagagCTCCTGACTTGAATTGATTTCCTGGTCTGAACCCTACACCTTACAAATACACCTTTCATTGAAAAGTTCTTAAAGGACATATTGCATGTATAGCTCTTAAGTCTGCCTCTATCCCCCCCAATCCCTTAACCATGTGAGACCCATCGTTGTATAAATACAACTTTTCCTAAATTGCATTCTGTACCGTTCCTAAACTAAAAAAATCATGTCAGACACTACATAGTGCATCTTCTTAGACCCAGatgcacagtaccagtcaaacgtttggacacacctactcattcaagggtttttctttatttttactattttctacattgtatataataatagtgaagacatcaaaactatgaaatgacacatatggaaacatgaagtaaccaaaaaagtgttaaacaaatctaaatatattttatatttgagcttcttcaaagttgccaccctttgccttgatgacagctttgcacacttggcattctctcaaccagcttcacctggccataagactgctaattaGTTCAttaatggttacccagactatctgcactaactctatgcacactcacaaagACTGTATAAACACtacttataaactgggtggttcgagccctgaatgctgattggctgacagccatggtatatcagaccgtatagcatgggtatgacaaaatatttatttttactgtttttaaTTATGTTGGTTACtaatttataatagcaataaggaaccttgagggtttgtgatatatggtcaATATATCACAGCTAAGGACTGTGTCCTAGCACTCTGTGTTGcttcgtgcataagaacagcccttagccgtggtatattggccatataccacaccccccatGCTTTAATTCTTaaatacacactcacactctcgcACAAagcccacacacattcacatgcacTATATATGCAtacgcacacaagcacacatgcTGCTGCTGATActctgttatttattttactcttattattatctatcctaatgcctagtcactttaccttgcctgtatgtacatatctaccacaAATACCTCATTCCTCTACATATTGATCTGGTAattgtactccctgtatatagctccattcttgtgcaTGTTATTCCTCATGGCACTATCTTTTTATTATAACTTTttaaaaacttcttcaggatcgaTGGGTCCCccacaggacggttgagctaacgtaagctaatgcgattagcatgaggttgtaagaaacAATAAAATcccccaggacatagacatatctgatattggcagaaagcttaaattcttgttaatctaactgcactgtccagtttatagtagctattacagtgaaataataccatactattgtttgaggagagtgcacagttatgaacttgaaaagttattaataaaccaattaggcacatttgggcagtctagatacaaaattttgaacagaaatgcaatggttcagtggatcagtctgaaacttggCACATACACTGCAAAGTTtgatttctttgtattttcttttaccagatctaatgtgttatattctcctacattcatttcacatttccacaaacttcaaagtgtttcctttcaaatggtattaagaatatgcatatccttgcttcagggcctgagctacgggcagttagatttggatatGTAATTTTAGGCGGAAACAAAAAAGGGTCCGATTTTTATTAttaactctgcatcgttgggaagggcttgtaagtaagcatttcacgattAAGTCTACACCcgttgcatgtgacaaataacattagaTTTGATCAGTAGCTTCTGAAACATTAGAAAACTTTCCACTCGTCTGAGACCACACTGGTCCCCTACAAAAGCATATGGTGTAAGCCATCCATGCAAGTACATAACTTTTCCCCCTTGATTTCTCTAAGATCTAGTGATTTATATAGaaaaaagaaattgagaaacaaaGATTATGAGCTAGAGGTGGTTTTGTAAGTATTGCAGAAACACAACATTGGGCTTAAAGGGTTGCCAAACAGACATTGGGCCACATTCATATATTGATAGACAAGTTAGAGATTGTTTTCCTTCTAAATTCTGCAAATATGGACAACCAAATGCTTCAAGACTAACTTTGATCTCCCCTCtaaacattaaaataacataaatattatattttttttaatatatgtGTGTTTTATGAGATCAGAATACTGCCATTGATGACCATCTATTTTATGGTAAAGTAGTAAGATAGGAGGTTACCTCTCGAAATGAAGCCAGAAAGATGTTCCCCATACATAGTTGATCCTTTCAAAAAATATGTTATTGACAACAAAATAGAAACATTTGAATCGGTCGAGttgatctttttttattttttttatgccATTAGACAGTGTAAATGCTTTTCATCCAACACACATTTTCCTTAACATTGAAGCGCAATGTCTCCAGAAaatgtcaaataaataaataatatattatTTTCATAATCAGAGGCCTATTACATTTCTGAAGGGTAATATGTTGTTCCTCATTTGGATCTATGCCTGGGTCTCACAGGGTTAAATGGCAATAAGGGTCTAATCTAACCCATGTAGCGCAATCATTCACCATTATGCTCTTCGCTTTACCTTTTACCTGTACACGTTTTAAATCATACACTAGGTTCATGATTGACGTGTGCCTCCCCTACTGTATATCCTGCCTTCAGGTATGTGATCAGCACGTTGGAGCTGATGGTGGCGGAAGACTATATGATTATCTACTTGAACGGAGCCACGCCCCACAGGAGGATGCCTGGACTGGGTTGGCTCAAGAAGTGTTACCAGATGATTGACAGGAGGTCATTTAACATACGGTTGATTTATGGATGAGTTgatggattttttttttgtatGGAAAAAGTGTAAGGGGGGGATAGTCAGGCCCACTGGATAATATGTGAAAGGATTTACGTGTACTTATTTCCCATGTGGTCAACTGTAATAACATCGTAGCATGCCACATCACACAAATGTACTCAACATAAGAATGTTGATGAATGTTTGGTTTCAGGCTCAGGAAGAATTTGAAATCCTTCATCATCGTCCACCCGTCCTGGTTTATACGGACCATACTAGCCCTAACTCGGCCCTTcatcaggtaaacacacacatgaATTACTCTGTTCTAAGTAAAGAAATCTCGGGGGCATATTTCATTACACAGGGATTGAAATGTAGCATACATGACCGTAATTtattgttgatcagtctctcacatctctGTGGAGAAtttttggcccactcttgcatgcagaactgctttgaCTCAATAACATTTGTGgggtttcaagcatgaactgctcgtttcaagtcctgccacaacatctcaattgggattaggtctggactttgacgaGGCCATTCCGAAACTTCAAATTTgttgctttaaaaaaataaatcatgTAGACCTGATTGTGTGTTTTGAATCATCGTCTTGCTGCATGACTTCAGCTTCAGATAACCGACGGATGGcctgggtcccattatgcctgtcggaaaccaaacactgcattccacagtaagaaccttataccaatggtcaagcatggtggtggtagtgtgatgggttggggatgctttgctgtctcaggacctggacgacttgccttaatagatcagagaattctacaggagaatgtcaggccatccgtctgtgagctgaagctgaatgacccaaaacacacaattAAGTCGACACGAAAccgcttttttgttgttgttggaaaggcctagtcaaagtccagacctaatcccaattgagatgttgtggcaggacgtgaaacgagcagttcatgcttgaaaatccACACGcgtcgctgagttaaagcagttctgcctGGAAGAGCGGGCCATAAGTCCTCCACAGCGAcctgagagactgatcaacagctACAGGAAGCAtgtggttggagtcattgcagctaaagatgGCACAACCAGTCAGtttaagggggcaattacttatTTCACACAagggcattgggtgttgcataactttgtttatgaaataacTGAAGGATGTAATTGTTGGGTTATTTGTTTACTCAGGTTCCCTTCATCAGAAtaataggttttggttgaagatctgataacattcagtatcagaaATATGTGaaagtagagaaaattagaaagggggcaaatactttttcacagcgatGTATATCTGTTTTGTCACAGCACCAAGTTCAGCAATAAGATCAAGTATGTGAACAGCCTGGCTGAGCTGCAGGAACTCATCCCCATGGAACACGTCCACATCCCAGAGTGCATCATTAGGTGAGCCCAGTCCACACATCCCCCCACTCCctttcatcctcctctcccctcctcgccTTCcattcccttcctctcctcctcttccatatCATTccatttcccctcctctcctgtgacCTGTAACTACCTCTCGATTTATCTTCTGTTGTCAACTCTCATCCCCAGTCTTGACGAGGAGCTGAAGGAAGCAGCGGTGAGCTCAACGTAAGCATAGATTTTGTCCCGCATTACTATATGGCTGCAGAAACAGAAACGATGTATCCAGACTTCTGCTTTCTCTTAGCCAGACTCCCATTTATCAAATGATCCTGTTTGAGATCAGAAATGCTTTTATGTTGGATGAGAGCCTACTCCACTGCTGCGGGTTTGCTCTGACCACTTTCATAATGCAATTATATGAAAATGTGATAAATGTACCTCGCAACGCATTTGTCATCCACATCAACAAACCGTAGATTACGACCATATGATTAATAATGGTGATATATCACAGATGGTAAATGAGACAATTCTGAGAACACGATGTAGAATTCCAATGAGAAACATACTCATTTGACCATATTTGGCTCTGCCTTCCTGACAAAAGACACATACATACCATCAATTCAATATGTAGCCCATGACATATTTACCACTGCACCCTAGATTCCCGTGTGACGTTTATTCTTTCTCTTCCTTTCTTCTGCAGAGTGAGCAGTTTCCTCCAGGGAGCCGAGCCGACGCCGGGGAGACCTGAGTGAGTAAGTAAGACCACTAAAGCTACTTGTTTAAGTGCAGTCTGAAGAGAGATGGCCTTGTCTGGCTCGTCTGTCCTTCATATAAACATTCTAACAGTGCATCCCAT encodes:
- the LOC129818778 gene encoding protein prune homolog 2-like isoform X1, with protein sequence MDPACHSKTTSEGAEGRPAPPNSLPLQGAPGGPSQRKKLSAPCISLSLDQSEDDALETPDDLDINVDDLDTPDDADYLDYTDNELDWEEPPTANRTAGKEPCEPIPTCSTEEERQDGKLWRAVVIGEQEHRINMKIIEPYQRVISHGGYYGNGVNAIIVFAACFLPDSDSEDYHEVMEHLFLYVISTLELMVAEDYMIIYLNGATPHRRMPGLGWLKKCYQMIDRRLRKNLKSFIIVHPSWFIRTILALTRPFISTKFSNKIKYVNSLAELQELIPMEHVHIPECIISLDEELKEAAVSSTVSSFLQGAEPTPGRPEADKTNANNSWTKWHSTTVEMNARLEMKCHMV
- the LOC129818778 gene encoding protein prune homolog 2-like isoform X2 is translated as MDPACHSKTTSEGAEGRPAPPNSLPLQGAPGGPSQRKKLSAPCISLSLDQSEDDALETPDDLDINVDDLDTPDDADYLDYTDNELDWEEPPTANRTAGKEPCEPIPTCSTEEERQDGKLWRAVVIGEQEHRINMKIIEPYQRVISHGGYYGNGVNAIIVFAACFLPDSDSEDYHEVMEHLFLYVISTLELMVAEDYMIIYLNGATPHRRMPGLGWLKKCYQMIDRRLRKNLKSFIIVHPSWFIRTILALTRPFISTKFSNKIKYVNSLAELQELIPMEHVHIPECIISLDEELKEAAVSSTVSSFLQGAEPTPGRPE